In a single window of the Rhodoferax saidenbachensis genome:
- the argJ gene encoding bifunctional glutamate N-acetyltransferase/amino-acid acetyltransferase ArgJ, with protein MPVNLPPPDLEKLFPIAGMRIGVAEAGVRKVGRKDLTVVLLEEGASVSGVFTSNRFCAAPVQMCRDHLATGQAMRALLINTGNANAGTGADGLARARKTCVALAQKLSINVEQILPFSTGVIMEPLPDDRIIAGLDAALADAKPGNWLRAAEGIMTTDTAPKAFGAQVVLGGKTVSITGISKGAGMIRPNMATMLGFIATDACVNQNLMKQLSLELAEGSFNRVTVDGDTSTNDSLVVIATNRAGHTPVESLDGPDGRALKTAMLEVARNLAQAIVRDGEGATKFITVQVDGGRTAEECRKVAYAIAHSPLVKTAFYASDPNLGRILAAVGYAGIDDLDQTGIELYLDDVHVATRGGRNPTYREEDGQRVMKQSEITVRVGLGRGTATETVWTCDFSHEYVTINADYRS; from the coding sequence ATGCCCGTCAATCTTCCTCCTCCTGATCTGGAAAAGCTATTTCCCATTGCCGGTATGCGTATCGGTGTGGCAGAAGCTGGCGTGCGCAAGGTAGGGCGCAAAGACCTGACCGTGGTTTTGTTGGAGGAAGGCGCCAGTGTTTCCGGCGTTTTCACTTCCAACCGTTTTTGCGCGGCCCCTGTGCAGATGTGCCGGGATCACCTGGCGACGGGCCAGGCTATGCGTGCCCTGCTGATCAATACCGGGAATGCCAATGCCGGTACCGGTGCCGATGGCCTGGCGCGTGCGCGCAAGACCTGTGTGGCTTTGGCCCAGAAGCTCAGTATCAACGTGGAACAGATCCTGCCGTTTTCTACGGGCGTGATCATGGAGCCGCTGCCGGATGACCGCATCATTGCGGGTCTGGATGCCGCGCTGGCCGATGCCAAGCCAGGCAACTGGCTGCGGGCAGCGGAAGGCATCATGACCACCGACACCGCGCCCAAGGCTTTTGGTGCGCAGGTCGTATTGGGCGGCAAGACGGTCAGCATTACAGGTATCAGCAAGGGTGCGGGCATGATTCGTCCGAACATGGCCACCATGTTGGGCTTCATCGCCACCGATGCATGCGTCAACCAAAACCTCATGAAACAGTTGTCGCTGGAACTCGCCGAAGGCTCGTTCAACCGCGTGACCGTGGACGGCGATACCTCTACCAACGACTCCCTGGTGGTGATTGCTACCAATCGGGCGGGGCACACGCCTGTGGAATCCCTGGACGGCCCCGACGGCCGCGCCCTGAAGACCGCAATGCTGGAAGTGGCGCGCAATCTTGCACAAGCCATCGTGCGCGATGGCGAAGGTGCCACCAAGTTCATCACCGTGCAGGTGGACGGTGGTCGCACGGCTGAAGAGTGCCGCAAAGTGGCCTATGCAATTGCGCACTCGCCCTTGGTCAAAACCGCGTTCTATGCCAGCGACCCCAACCTGGGTCGCATTCTGGCGGCCGTGGGTTATGCCGGTATTGACGATCTGGATCAGACGGGCATTGAGCTGTATTTGGACGACGTACACGTGGCCACGCGTGGTGGGCGCAATCCGACTTACCGCGAAGAAGATGGCCAGCGCGTGATGAAGCAAAGCGAAATCACCGTGCGTGTAGGCTTGGGCCGCGGAACTGCCACCGAGACCGTGTGGACCTGTGATTTCAGCCACGAATACGTCACCATCAACGCCGACTACCGCTCCTGA